In Trichoplusia ni isolate ovarian cell line Hi5 chromosome 17, tn1, whole genome shotgun sequence, the DNA window aattgtatagaGTCAGTGTCCAATATCTTAAGCTAGCTTAAGAACTATACCGCTATTTCGTCGaaaatgaagaagaagaagaagacgaAAAGAAGATACAATTAGTTaaaatttcgtgtgacgtcaatTATCAGTACAGTGTTTAcaaacaagtgacgtcattagcctTGACTTTCATTTTCATCGCcatcttttttgtgttttattttcgtaatcccaaaaaaaacgtttcatatattttgaaatgcaattataaataaaatcaccacttttacaagtattttttgagaacgctCGAGTCCACATTTCCTATCTGTCTACCCTTAggaatgtcgaaacaaactcaatcGTCTCTTTCCTCTCAGGAgcccattagggctgatgcctgccggggcagcgggattgtccgataGAGTTACCGTGGCTCCGGTACACGAAGAggaaaggaaggaacatgggttttagtcagtagaagacTGACACTCtcttctgctcaacccaaagctaaaagagtcatttgatgatctcccatccgaaaaaaggaGTATCTTATAAGTCAATACAGTTTAAGTAATTGTGATTTAAATGCGAGTATAAGTGCATTATAAAGGAatgcagatatttttttagactGAGACCTTTATAAAGCTATCTGATGggctaattaaattaattttaattggtataataaacctattgttatGATTTTAACAACGCATACAGACATGTATGGAAAATCCCATCAAAATATGTCGTTTGAGTATTGACGTATAAAATTGATTGCAACTAATAGAAtaataggtttttaataaacTGATACGTTAAGTATTTAGTCATAGtcataatgttgttttaatgtttgtttttgaataaatgtttactGTTTCTAATggttttaactattaaaatgtttgtggtgttattagtaacaaaatagGTACTACCGATCATACCGATCCCGTAATCTCCAGGGGTTtgacgtcccttccaccctatatattctgaaaaatatttttttttatattgtttattttccgTTTAAATGTGTCTCGTTAAGACAATACCATGAAAACACCGCTGAACAAAGATGGCGATTACTTGATCTATTAAAAACCTGCTTGCTTGAAGAAACATCTAATTGACGACATCGGTAAACACCAGATACAACCTTTTTAGTTGTAGATACAGTATTGTAAGAAATATGCTCCTCGGTGGTTAAAAATATGCACCTCGATGGTGTTGTGCCTTATAGCTACCTTTCAGCTTAAGaccatatattatttattgccataaatacattcaaaatttcagctcaaaccaaaatcgaaatcaataacttgcaagatttgatcaCAAACAAAGGGacaggcaaaaaaataaaacaaatagaaatcatctaacatttatacaaaaaagcgAAACAAATAACAAGCCATAGACAATATCGTTGACAGAACAAACCATAGACCATAACCATAGACTACAAGAAATACCATATTAGCTAAAcataacaatttttgtttattctcaCTTTTAACAGTATCCTTCAAATCATGCTTCAAAATGTATCTTCTTAAACCTATACACCAgacctgcgcgtgcgcatcggTGTCAACAGTACTGAGATTACAATTGAATATCGCTCCGTCGTTTTCTGTCATTCGGGAGATCATTGCTTTGACATTATCGTCCCTGAATATCCAGGAATTAGTCAGGAAGTATTTGTAAGCTTCCAGTTTTTTATCTATCCTCTGATATGCTTTCACGAATCTGAAAAGAGATTTTAATGAaaggttattaaaaatgtatgtatgtttgttcgaTACGGGGTGCTCTctgtacaaaattaatatattaaaaacatctaaaaatccacttttttaaatgtcctAAAAATTACAGCTTATCGGGAACTGCCTCGAAAGCGACTGCAATAACATTTtgtcaaaatcggtccaacccggttttatagttttaaattgcttcgtcatcgggtttgaagctacattgaaaatttcagcttgctagcttatcgggaagttcctcaaaattgcaaaaatccaactggaatgacaaataaacaaacaaacaaaaaaaggtgtATAAAAtcgtgtataaataaaaactcacgACGGGATTCCTTTCGGTCTCCTCCCAATGACAGCACATACACCATCCATGACATAAGCCGGTATGTAATGCAATAGCCAGCTCAACAAATGGTAGACGAAGATATTTTTAGTCTCTATCAAGTAGCAGTACCACAGAGCTATGGGCAAAGACAAACCAGGTCTATATAGTGTGCCCATAAACTTACTGTAATCTcctgaaaagtaaataaacgtTGTTGTTTAATGTCGCGGTGGATATGaggtatggatttgtatgcaaggGGTGCAGGATCGATCCTCGCACACAAGTTGTAATGTcgttaagaaataattattattgttccataacttttaaacaacgccatctagtttaaaaGTAAGTGTTTAAAAGTTGTGTTATGAGTCAACTGATAAACACTAACTTACCACTCTCCTTTTATACAACCTGACACAGAATAAGTATTCGTGTCCATCACACAAAAAgttgtcttgggtgggaatcgaaccctcgacCTTCTCAATAGCATTCTGAGTCTACTTTATCGATCTATCTACTACTAACCACTAGGCCAACAGGCCAGTTAGTCAGCCAATTTGAATTTATCAATTGcctagtacttataatacaaactttgcttactttgacactagatggcgttatgtgaaaATTGCAGAACATAAAAGAAATGTGAAAAGACCGGATAagatataactttaattaattaaggaagCAAATTACTCCATTTTCGCAGCGTTTCTTCGTTTGAAActatataaataggtatttctttatttcCTTCTTTCTCCCTCTCGGTCGAGTCCCAAGCAGCTCCAATGATTGCGTTGTTAACATATTCAAGTGGTACACCGGCAAATTTGTTTTCTAAATCGACGAAAAATACGCGTAGCACACCCATACTAGCCCCTAAAGCCATCTGTAAGAGataacaaaaattcaatttgcAAAATAGGCTCCGAAGATTCGCTTATCACTAGATACTTAAATTTGCCCAAATTTTGCCGCTTCCTAAGTAGGTTCCTACTTAGATGTGGGAAAAACGGCTCAAGAAACTATATATCCATCCGGTGTCCTTCTGTttacaatcatcatcatcatcataatcatccacagcctttatggttccactgctgggcataggcctcccctttctcatCATAATTTCTACGGTCCAAtcataacacaataaaataagtttataccATGCCAACAATTGAAGTCTATGCAAACCACTAGGAAAAGAAACTATTAACTACTTAGGCCCTGGTTAGAAGACCGACCAGCCACTGCAAAAGCTAATATAAGTTTTACTTACCCCGGATATGCCTCCTAAACATGACTTCTCCAGCCACCCAGGATGAGGCTCGTATAAAGCATGAAGAACTGGAACAAAAGAGCATTATGTCCGGGAGAAACTCTACAACATGCTGCTACTATTGTTGCATCATTTCTTCTCCATAGATTGAGCTATCTGGCTGTTCTCACAGCTGCCCAGCCCCTCCAGCCAAGTGATATAATCTACAATTCTACGTTTCGATAGGAGGAGCTCATAGGCTAAGGGTCGATAGGCTAAGCTAAAACTGCACCAGTTGATCGATGAGGTTCAATTACCCTTGATACGGTCAtcccgtagatgggtgatcatctttgtcataacgagttcggTTTGTCGTTACGGGCTAGAAGTTAGAAGCTAGACAGTCCTATAACCAGTCAAttggtgtcgtgttgcccagggaactgggttgaggaggtcagatatgcagtcgctccttgtaaaacattggtagtTAGTTGTatccggttagattggaagctgACTTcaacatacttgggaaaaggctaatgTGACTGAAGTAACTTGACTTTGATCTGTCATCTCCATATTTGTTGATTGttgagataaataataaaataaatgcggacaacatcacatacattgttctgaacccaaagtaagttgctagagcacttgtgttatggaattcagatacaacgaaggtaccacaaacacccagacccaaaaCAATgcagaaataagaatttttacattgacccgaccggggatcgaacccgggacctcagagctagcgacaccttgaaaccggtgcgtacgccactcgaccacggaggtcgtcatagaTATTACTTGGTTAGTTTTGCTGGTCATGTGGTTCAGTGTGAGTTACCTATGGGTGGCTTCACGACACAAACAGGCAGGTCAACGCCAGCATCGCGGACCACGTGCTCAGCTAGCGCCTTCGTGAATGTGTAGGTGTTCGGCCAGCCCTTGATCAACCTACGGATTAGACTAAATTAGAAATCATTACTGCTACTAGGGACATTATGTAGCCTTTAAATTACAACAGCGATTTCTAagtttaaaatgacaatttcttgttaattatttcAACACACCTTGTCAAACGGTGAAAGCAAAACGTCGTGAGGAAATCTGGATCCCTAATATTGAAATATGGAAAATTTGCAGGGAGTTACGATGGCCATCAATTGACCAAAAAACTTTCAGCCCATGGGAGAAGGCTCTTGTCTTTATTAAGTGTATGGTTttccaatcaatcaataaacCTTGGATATTGTggcccacagctggacatagggcTCCCCTTAGTTGCGTGGTAACACCCAATCCTCCCGCGTTGAGTTCGCGTTCGAGCCGACAGCCCTTTCGGGACATCGCTTCGTCTGTTATAGTTTCCAAACACTTACCCTGGTGTTATACCATTCAGGCGTCTCTCATCCAAGGTGTCGACCAGGTCCATGAACAGTTCTGGACTCATGGGGCACGGGTAGAACTGTTCCTTCACTTCTTTGCCGACCCTCTCTCTGGTAGCATGAGTGTATGCGGTTGACACGTGGATAAATTGCCTGTTGGAATGAGAAACAATCACTTAGGTACATCTTTTCAAGTGAGTAGCTGAGCGGAAAGTGGTAATCAAGTGGTATAACTATTGGATTGCAAAGCCAAAGGTAGTTCCAAtgtctttttgaatttttattaccaaaaaaatgttCACATGAAAATTGTGAGGAAATTGACTTTAGATAATGCTTCGAAGATGTTTTAAGTCACGTCAGGAGACTAGGGGCGGCTTAAACtgtgacaccaggttgtacgtCATCCATACGGTAAAAAGAAGAATGATACAAATCTAGAGTCACCTAGGAAATATTCTGGAAGCTTCTTCACTCTAGATTTTAATCTGATAGTCGTTTCAATCTTCAGTGAATATTCTTACTTGAGTTTGGTGCAGCTCTTGGCTAACTCCACAGCTTTAAGAGTCCCCCCCACGTTGATCTTGGCTGCCACTTTGAGCGGTTCATCGAATCGGACTGTCGCCGCCATATGAAATATTATGTCAACCTGTAAACATATGAAACTATATTTTGTGTACTATTACTACCTTTCATTTCCAGTATCAAATCAGCTACATCATCACAATAACAAATTTTGGCGGAATATGTATCAAGTTGACAGGTGAAACTAAGTGAAAAGCGTGTAAAACAGCTGGTTTTAAAAATGGTCTCACTATCACCACGAGGTCACAACATCAAACACACGATGCGCAAATtgtcgcggtttcgattcccggttggacaagcatttgtataaTCTACGAATGATTCTCCTGCGCCTGCGTGTCTTTGTAtacacacaaggattaaattcctcattgcgagagttgtttttttttaaaagaatgcTAATGTCATACTCAATAGCATACCTCCTTAGTGAGTGTGCTCCAGTCTTTATAAGACAGCCCCAGTCTGGGCTCAGCCGCGTCTCCGGACACCGGCACGATGCGCCCCGCAAACCTGGGCTTCCCTCTCACCAGGTCAAACACCtgacaataattacaatattaacaacGAATTATATACATAGTTACTAGCTGTCGTCCCCGTCCTCCGGCAACCAATCAAAAACTATCCTTATTGTTAATCCTAGTTTAAACTATTTggataccaagtttcgtctaaatccgttcagtggtttttgtaaGAAAGAGGAACTTACATGTGTATGCATGTAAGTTCctctttcgcatttatattaattactagctgttgccagcgtcttcgtccgcgtggttagaacaTATAAGTTGGGAATTTTTGagcggaagccctcgaagatgaatatatttccccgtttttgccacattttccattgtatcttcgctcctgttagtcgcagagtgatggtttatagcctaaagccttcctcgataaatggtctattaaacacaaaaatattttttcaatttggaccaggagttcctgagattagcgcgttcaaacaagcaaacaaactcttcagctttatatattagtataagtatatagaagtatagataagtaggattaggtatttttataaaaagtcaaaTCGAAATTGTTTCCCTATTTTTTACGGTCCTAAACaaatgtagtattttatttaaaaatactcacAGGATCTTGCAGAACCTCTTCTAGCCTTTCCTGAACATTTTTGCCCTTCTTAGATCTCAACAGTAAGAATATTTTCTTGATTCTACAGGCCCTGAAAACAAAACcagcttatttaaatatttttgacattacCACACGGCTTCTTATGTTTCAGGCTAATTGCTCAGGTCGTGGGATCGATTCCCATCCAAGGGAAaagtttgtgtaatgagcatattatatgtatttatttagaaatatctaaGTACGTGAATGAGTTACCGTACTTGTaagctttgctttgtttgacactagatggcgttgtttgatcATTGTGGAATGTAATAATAGAAGTAGGtgaataaagattaattaatgattaatgaaagaaagaaagaaagaaagaaaatatatttatttgtgctaaaaaagtgacgcatacacacaaaaacaaataaattaaaatagaaaataaaagggggaaaatatgcgtcatattaacacaaaacggccgatgctcagcataatgctgagaccctacacaagtcagagccccagcgctgattttcagcaccAGCCGATGCTGACGTATAACGGCTATAGCCGGCTAACGGTGAcatcactaattaataaaaataagaaaaagctggaatataattatatacacactaattataaaattaaaatgtttgtagtgtaaaaaaaataaataaataaacagtggtgacattctaaatccaaaatatttactaaattatcaattttttttttttatctgtaccaCTTATCTGTCATAACATGAGTTGTCatgccaaatttaatttatggtcTGGTGATGCAATCAAATGAGTAAGATGGCGGcgcttgttattataaattattgtgtaatgtGGATTAGCGATTAAAATGACAACTTTAAGAGTTAAAAATGCTAGTTAGTCATTACACTAaataattcattgttttaattacaatattttagttattcCAAAGTACAAACGGTACCGcaattaaatacatacctaaATTGGTTCTGACCTTTTAACCTGTGGAATATATTACATACAAGTTATGtaaatatcacagcttccgtgtgttttttaaacgtctcccgcattaattaatttttttattgtatcgtgagaggtatcacaaacattcaagtcacttgcataaagacacccagactcaggacaagctttcgtgaaTCAACACTTgacccacgcggggatcgaacccgcgacacgttgcgcatagtgggtttggtgAAGTGACCttagccactcggctatccgtgcattcataATATGTGTTTTGCTTGTGATCTCTCCCCGGTCGTGTCCATCGCGCTGTGAGAGTGCGGAAACAGAGAGTGCAGCTGTGTTAGCACACGCGCGTGTACTTTAATATGTCCTATAGGTATCAGGTGTCCAGTCACACTAACTGCCGTCTACGACCTCGCTCTTGACTTAAACTATGAACTTAAGCAGAAGCAGAACTATTGCCTATTGGGTGTTCAGGTGTTTAGATTTTTCAAGTGCGATTCGGACTTGCTTGACCATAGGATGAAATAAGCTTAATACAGTCTCTTATAGTCCTTCTTAATAGTACTGCTCCAGTCAATCGCAGTGACAGTTCTTAATCGGAATCCATTTGGATATTCAAAACTATTCCCATAAGTGTTTATCCCTTACCTGAAGAGTTTCTCCACGAGAGCCTTCCCGAGGAATCCGGAGCCCCCCGTGATGAAGACGGTGGTATCCTCATAATACTTCTGGACGGGAGAGGTGCCCAGCTCTATCACAGCATTCATCGGCTCCTGCAGCCGACGCGCTCTCAACTCTATTTCTACTGCCGGATCCATGATCTAGAggattatgtataaatattgaatCAAGATTTCGGtcttaaatactgtttttacaTCCATATGAACCAGTTTCCTTTGTCTAAACAGCGCTTGAGAATGTATTAGTCGTTGTTCTTGTCTATTAAGAAATTGGCAGTCATGAATATCTCGACAATGATTGCTCAGTCTACCCCCCAAAtatcgacaacctcgtgagccaAATCcgaataaaactaattataaaactcCAAAACTGGCAGTTAAACTGAAGTGAAACTAGACTGGTCACATCTGCCTTATGACAAATGAGTTCTGGACAAATACTGGGCAGTAAGGGACAAGAGGAGACCTTGCGGCAGAAACAGAAGATGTCTAGACAAACTCGATTGTTTCACACGAAACTAGCCTCGGTTAGTAAGAAGCTGaataaacactggtacttagctgaatccggttagactggaagccgaccccaacatagttgggaaaaggctaggatgatgacgaTTGCTACTGGTGAtaatagatcgatcccagtacagtatAACATGACCACTTTTGAGAAGTGGGTCGGGAACATAcctatagtacggcacctcagattccacaagtttgtacttcagagcaagctgctgatggataatccacTGGCCACTTGGAAGACGAGAACAGCCCGAATTATTTCCTTTTGCTAATAATGAAAACACACACTGGACTGTCTTGTATATTGAAATTTCACGTGGTAATTTTACAAGGTTTGTAAAATTACGCTAAGGTAACAATGCCTAATTTTAATAAGTCTTATGTACAgcatgttttacaaaataatcctTCCTAAtggatgtatgtatgtttgtttatcttcCACGCAATAACTACTGAACGGGTTTAGACGAAAATTGGTACACATatcctaactaatattataaatgtgaatgttactctgtctgtctgtctgttacgcttttacgtttaaaccactgaactgattttaatgaaatttggtacagagatagaattgaccttgagaaagaacatgggttagtttttatcccggaattttgaagatttctcttggaaacgcgatataaccgacctcgacgcgcgcgaagccgcgggcgaaatgCTAGTATTTCAAAATCAGGATTTACACAAAGCATAGTTTTTAGCCCGAGTTTATGACTCGCGACActaagggttccatacaaataggccaaagaaataatattgtttttacaaataatacatacGATCGACTTCattgagccaaacttgatgaaatacGCCAACTGTAAAcatttaaactaatatatagatatagattttattgATTCGTACCCAGATCTGCTTTGTTTTTGCTTAAGCCTTGTTGTACTGGGCCCTCGGCGTCTCGATTCTAACCCGCACAAActtctctttttttaatgtacttacaataaatgtaataaaaaaaacaccctcTACATCATCTTATGTCAATGGGTCAGTAATTTTGAgtcagtaaaatatattaattgaatagAAATCATCATAAAGACAATTCAATCAATTCCAGATTTGTAAGATCTGTTAAGGATCATAATATTCCACTGTCTCATATATGCATTGACAATTTCAGCTTAAACGAAAGTGGGGgaaaattaatatctaataaaataaattctcttgTATGAATCGGTGTGCAATCAGTCAATGCCTAGTTTTGACAACTTTTCGAATTAATATAGTTGATGGTATATTAGCATTGCCTCTTGAAATTCAGTTTAATTCTGGGTAGAAAATATTAACGCCTTATAGTTAAACAAAAGCAAAGCATAATGAGTAACTTTTCTCAGGTTAAACAACCAGGCGCcacagttgaaaataaaattaaacaatattcaatagCAAACCATGGTCAGTGGATTTGCTCATATTAAACATCCAGGTGCTActaccaaaatatatttaaagttccCCTTCTCTTTAGgaacatcaaaataaattccACTGCACAAATGATGGAAATTCCTACTTAAACTAAATTTAGTTAAGGAGTTGATGGCGGAATTAGCTCGACTCCTACAAAATAGAATGAGAAAAACTTGTCCTAGAAAAGGAAAAATGGAAAGAGAAGGTCAAAGTCTTACCTAGAATAATTACTTTCATTCTATCAAAATGCTGGCTAAACGGACGGACGACTCTTGATCTGTAATTGGCGTTGGTTTGCAGTTGACAGAGCCGGAGGTGATAACTTATTTTgaggaaaataattaacataataaattatatgttgCGTGATGAACAGGCCAACGGGtggtattattttctttgtattttaaacatCTCCCGCAGTAAAAAATTCAATCATTGTTTCGAGGAGGATTTCACAGACAATCAAATCACATGGACAAAGATCCCTAGACTTATTTAAGTCTCGACACGCCGCGCATAATAGTTTTTCAAAGGTTTAAATGCAATAACAAATACTTCATCTCATCATcaaccaaataatattattaatattccacaacatttcacacaacgccatctagtctcaaataaAGCAcgaacatttgtcctgggtgggaatcgaatccacgacctccggtatagcagtcagggtcactaacaaATAGACCAACATTTCAGTTACATGTTAAGAGGAAGTTGTTCTCAATCGTCATTGTCCCTAACATGCACTTTCATTATAAACcaacacaataaattaaaataattattaaaggtCAATATATGCGCGACCTGCCTTCATGGACAGTCATAATGCATTTcgttttataaattagaaatcaataaaacaaatgacaaaaagGTTTTCTGTCAATAGTGTTGTTGCACTCCCAGTTGTAACGGTCgactaataattttatgacatgacaggagctcgtggctaagctataaccacataagtgaatcgatcacaggttaagctacgcttgacactgCTGGTCCGTAAATatgtgaccatctttgtcataacgagttcctcacGGAAGGctcgttaaattatgggtcccagtagttacaggtagtcagaagcttaaaagtctgacaaccagtctaacaaagaggtatcgtgttgcccaggtaactgggttgaggaggtcagataggcagtcgctccttgtaaaacactggtacttagctgaatccggttagactggaagctgaccccaacatagttgggaaaaggctaggatgatgatgagttaTGGCCTACATAGTTCTTTTAGATGTAGCTTACAGGCCCAAAGGGTTGATACACTAGAACAATACAGCGAGCGGCTCGTCGTACCGTTACAAGTTTAGTATATCAACACCATTATACGAGCAAACTGCATTACCATTCAAGAATAATAGATTTCCCTTATAAATACTGaaaattcatttgttatttatttatattatttgcattCGAATAACGTGttgcattgttttattattagcccttttatatttaaaaaagtgtgttacaacttaaaattaaagagAAGTTTAACATTTTTGGGTAAGTAATATACTTATAATGCAAGGATAtatatgtcccactgctgggcacaggctaTCCAcatagggaaggtttaaacattgatcaccacgctagctcactgcgggcgatttcagattccaatatttggaatccaagtttcctcacgatgttttttttcaccgtttgtcagtggtggcttagaataattaaaaaagtaaatatgacTTTGAAAAACTACAATGGTACTTTgtctgcgttgggatcgaacatGTACCTCATGCATAAAACTTCACTGCTGGTTCGTTCACAGTTATCAGCTAATGCAAAAAACAAGATTCCTGTTGAGATTCGAACCTAGGACCTGTGACTTGGCAGACCACCGAACATACCACTAATCTTACACTACtttataatcttaattaattaacaggAAAAGCCAAAATATGGATGCAGCGGCAATAGTTATTCAGAACGCTATAGATCGCCAGAAACCTGCGCAAGAGTTGATTCTTCATCACACATCACCAGTACAGCAATTTTATGATGGAAGCACAATATTCATCACTGGAGGCTCAGGGTTCCTCGGCAAGCAGCTGTTGGAGAAACTC includes these proteins:
- the LOC113502710 gene encoding fatty acyl-CoA reductase wat-like, whose translation is MDPAVEIELRARRLQEPMNAVIELGTSPVQKYYEDTTVFITGGSGFLGKALVEKLFRACRIKKIFLLLRSKKGKNVQERLEEVLQDPVFDLVRGKPRFAGRIVPVSGDAAEPRLGLSYKDWSTLTKEVDIIFHMAATVRFDEPLKVAAKINVGGTLKAVELAKSCTKLKQFIHVSTAYTHATRERVGKEVKEQFYPCPMSPELFMDLVDTLDERRLNGITPGLIKGWPNTYTFTKALAEHVVRDAGVDLPVCVVKPPIVLHALYEPHPGWLEKSCLGGISGMALGASMGVLRVFFVDLENKFAGVPLEYVNNAIIGAAWDSTEREKEGNKEIPIYIVSNEETLRKWRDYSKFMGTLYRPGLSLPIALWYCYLIETKNIFVYHLLSWLLHYIPAYVMDGVCAVIGRRPKGIPSFVKAYQRIDKKLEAYKYFLTNSWIFRDDNVKAMISRMTENDGAIFNCNLSTVDTDAHAQVWCIGLRRYILKHDLKDTVKSENKQKLLCLANMVFLVVYGYGLWFVLSTILSMACYLFRFFV